In one window of Primulina tabacum isolate GXHZ01 chromosome 8, ASM2559414v2, whole genome shotgun sequence DNA:
- the LOC142553534 gene encoding BTB/POZ domain-containing protein At3g44820-like — MAPAGKISAFYREGNDCFCNSSLPSDISVVVDGVNFHLHKFPLISKCGKIAQIIEESQSTIDKTFTTVLEEFPGGADAFLTIVNFCYGVRVELTPRNVVMLYCAADYLDMTDKYGDENLLSKSETFFHKHIIRHWKNCIVALQSCEPFITRADKLRITSRCIYDLSVMVCTDPSLLGWPMMMYGSLQSPGGSILWNGISTGAKIHSTESDWWFEDISYLCVEFFERLIREMEVKGIQPENLASAIMYYCKKYIPGLGRWPGGQTGTGRTVASFSMTPAAVDQRVLLQSVVKLLPDKKGKSYCRFLLGLLRVALILGVNHTCQSSLEWRIGTQLEFATLDSLLIPSYSDSDILYNNECVERLIRHFVSSDPSVTTRSPSSHVLEASPSSGRWKRVAKLVDSYIQEVASDVNLKPRNLRSLAETLPESSRSLHDGLYRALDIFFKAHHWLSDNEREQLCSIIDFQKLSIDACAHASQNERLPLRVILQILFFEQMQLRTALAGYLHVLDAESGPAISNESAQQVVQRDGWVNVVRENRVLKVDLERMRSRVGELEQEFGRIKEEMKKVSKPYVPLISPHKITTDGRADIPQASAEQARPSTRLSQHRKSFSSTVYHDKKSPSLCQYNTLKLDLVKFDFPKNPC, encoded by the exons ATGGCTCCTGCCGGCAAAATTTCCGCATTTTACCGTGAAGGAAACGACTG TTTCTGCAATTCAAGTCTTCCAAGCGATATTTCTGTGGTGGTGGATGGCGTAAACTTCCATCTTCACAAG TTTCCTCTGATTTCAAAATGTGGGAAGATAGCTCAGATCATTGAAGAATCTCAAAGCACCATTGATAAGACATTCACAACAGTTCTTGAAGAGTTTCCAGGGGGTGCCGATGCATTTCTAACGATAGTCAATTTTTGCTATGGTGTCCGAGTAGAATTGACACCAAGGAATGTAGTGATGTTGTATTGTGCAGCAGACTATCTTGATATGACAGATAAATATGGAGATGAAAATTTACTGTCCAAGTCGGAAACATTTTTCCATAAGCATATAATACGACACTGGAAGAATTGCATCGTTGCTCTCCAAAGTTGTGAACCCTTTATTACGAGAGCAGACAAACTTCGAATTACAAGtagatgtatatatgatttatctgTAATGGTATGTACTGATCCCAGTTTATTGGGATGGCCAATGATGATGTACGGTAGTCTGCAAAGCCCTGGAGGTAGCATCCTGTGGAATGGGATAAGCACTGGTGCGAAGATCCATAGCACTGAATCTGACTGGTGGTTTGAGGACATTTCATATCTCTGTGTTGAGTTTTTCGAGAGGCTAATTCGAGAAATGGAGGTCAAAGGTATACAGCCTGAAAATTTGGCATCTGCCATAATGTACTATTGTAAGAAATATATCCCGGGGCTGGGACGATGGCCGGGAGGACAAACGGGCACTGGTAGAACAGTTGCGAGTTTCAGCATGACTCCGGCTGCTGTTGATCAGAGGGTTCTCCTGCAAAGTGTTGTAAAGTTACTACCTGACAAGAAGGGTAAATCCTATTGTCGTTTTTTACTGGGGCTTCTTCGTGTGGCATTAATTTTGGGAGTTAATCACACATGTCAGAGCTCTTTGGAGTGGAGAATAGGCACACAGCTAGAATTCGCAACCTTGGATAGTCTTCTAATACCTAGTTATTCGGATTCTGATATTTTGTATAATAATGAGTGTGTCGAAAGATTGATTCGGCATTTTGTTTCTTCTGACCCTAGTGTAACTACTAGATCCCCATCGTCGCATGTCCTTGAAGCATCCCCATCATCTGGACGGTGGAAGAGAGTTGCTAAATTGGTGGATAGTTACATCCAAGAAGTTGCTTCTGATGTAAATTTGAAACCCAGAAATCTGCGTTCATTGGCAGAAACCTTGCCAGAATCTTCCAGATCTTTGCATGATGGGCTATACAGGGCGTTAGATATATTCTTCAAG GCACATCACTGGCTCTCAGATAACGAGCGGGAGCAACTGTGTAGCATCATTGATTTTCAGAAGCTCTCAATAGATGCTTGTGCTCATGCATCCCAAAACGAGAGGTTGCCACTTAGAGTGATATTacaaattttgttttttgaaCAGATGCAGTTGAGAACTGCTTTAGCTGGCTACCTCCATGTTCTCGATGCTGAATCTGGCCCTGCAATTTCAAATGAATCAGCTCAGCAAGTAGTTCAGCGAGATGGGTGGGTAAATGTTGTACGAGAAAACCGGGTGCTGAAAGTTGACCTGGAAAGGATGAGGTCTCGAGTGGGAGAACTTGAACAGGAATTCGGTAGAATAAAGGAAGAAATGAAAAAGGTGTCCAAGCCATATGTTCCTCTTATTTCACCTCACAAGATAACTACTGATGGCAGAGCAGACATACCACAAGCTTCAGCTGAACAAGCACGACCATCTACTCGTCTGTCTCAACACCGAAAAAGTTTCTCATCTACTGTGTATCATGATAAGAAAAGTCCATCTTTATGTCAATACAACACGTTGAAGTTGGATTTGGTCAAATTTGACTTTCCGAAGAATCCCTGTTAA
- the LOC142553532 gene encoding putative phospholipid:diacylglycerol acyltransferase 2, which yields MASNFRFRKHCFLEPVKFSIDYRRPETEESKCFGINSAVNVERIKQNKLKKQWRCVDSCCWTIGYLCTTWWLLLFLYHFLPANFQGFKAPEPPGERLRIGGTTALHPVVLVPGIVTGGLELWEGRPCADGLFRKRLWGVSFTEIFRRPMCWLEHLSLNDETGLDPPGIRVRAVPGLVEADYFAPGYFIWANLIQNLARIGYEEKNMYMAAYDWRLSFQNTEIRDQTLSRLKSKIELMYVTNGYKKVVVVPHSMGVIYFLHFIKWVEAPPPMGGGGGPDWCAKHIKAVMNIAPTFLGIAKIVGSILSVESKDLDFIRAMAPGLLDSKILGLQTLEHVMRVSRTWDSVVSLLPKGGEAIWGNLDWSPEENSVCCSKKESNLRDTKSNNSNDKSVFKVQESTNYGRIISFGKLASELDSSKLPTFNSPKQAQRPNNTVAKSHPPSRGKVWSDYDEINRDIIYRIFENKAYTAKTLLELLRSIAPMTMKRAEAQFSHGVANNLDDPKYNNHKYWSNPLETKVQRVPHMEIYCLYGVGIPTERSYIYKLSPSNRRRSIPLQIDSSADGNCLKGGAYFVDGDEIVPVLSSGFMCAKGWRGKTRFNPSRISTYIREYKHQAPANLLEGRGLASSAHADIMGNVALVEDILRVAAGASGVELGGDKIYSNIVEMSKKVSIQL from the exons ATGGCTTCAAATTTTCGGTTCCGAAAGCATTGTTTTCTGGAGCCTGTGAAGTTTTCCATTGATTATCGAAGACCAGAAACTGAAGAAAGCAAATGTTTTGGCATCAATTCTGCAGTAAACGTTGAAAGGATAAAACAAAACAAGCTGAAGAAACAATGGAGGTGCGTAGATTCTTGTTGCTGGACAATTGGATACTTATGCACCACTTGGTGGCTACTCTTGTTTCTGTACCATTTTTTACCAGCAAATTTTCAAGGATTTAAGGCCCCAGAACCGCCGGGTGAGAGGCTGAGAATCGGCGGCACCACCGCACTTCACCCTGTAGTTTTGGTTCCAGGCATTGTCACCGGAGGACTCGAGCTCTGGGAAGGCAGGCCTTGTGCCGATGGCCTCTTCCGCAAGCGGCTATGGGGCGTTAGCTTTACTGAAATATTCAGGAG GCCTATGTGTTGGTTAGAGCATCTATCATTAAACGATGAAACAGGGCTTGATCCCCCTGGAATTCGGGTCCGGGCCGTGCCCGGGCTCGTAGAGGCCGACTATTTTGCTCCTGGGTATTTCATTTGGGCTAATCTGATTCAGAATTTGGCCCGCATTGGGTACGAGGAGAAGAATATGTACATGGCAGCTTATGATTGGAGACTGTCCTTTCAAAATACAGAG ATAAGGGACCAAACTCTAAGTAGATTGAAGAGCAAAATCGAGCTGATGTACGTAACAAATGGATACAAGAAAGTGGTGGTGGTGCCTCATTCAATGGGTGTGATCTACTTTCTCCACTTTATCAAATGGGTCGAAGCACCTCCGCCTATGGGAGGTGGCGGTGGACCAGATTGGTGCGCAAAGCACATCAAAGCAGTCATGAATATAGCTCCGACGTTCCTTGGTATTGCAAAAATCGTGGGGAGTATATTGTCTGTAGAAAGCAAAGACCTTGATTTCATAAG AGCTATGGCTCCAGGTCTCTTGGATTCTAAAATTCTGGGCCTTCAAACTTTGGAACATGTCATGCGAGTATCTCGAACATGGGACTCCGTAGTTTCTTTGTTACCTAAAGGAGGCGAGGCCATTTGGGGTAATTTGGATTGGTCACCTGAAGAAAACTCTGTGTGTTGTTCTAAGAAAGAAAGTAACCTTCGAGACACAAAAAGCAACAACTCCAATGATAAGAGCGTTTTCAAAGTCCAAGAATCAACAAACTATGGAAGGATAATCTCTTTCGGAAAGCTGGCATCAGAATTGGATTCTTCAAAACTCCCTACTTTCAATTCTCCG AAACAAGCACAGAGACCCAATAATACCGTAgcaaaatctcatcctccatcacGGGGAAAAGTATGGAGTGATTATGATGAAATAAACCGGGATATCATCTAccgaatttttgaaaataaagcaTACACTGCAAAAACTTTGCTGGAGCTTCTCCGTTCCATTGCTCCAATGACGATGAAACGTGCCGAAGCTCAGTTCTCACATGGTGTGGCTAACAACCTGGACGATCCCAAGTATAATAATCACAAGTACTGGTCAAATCCACTTGAGACCAA AGTTCAACGTGTACCACACATGGAAATATACTGTCTCTATGGAGTGGGAATCCCAACAGAAAGATCATATATCTACAAGCTCTCACCCTCCAACAGGCGCAGAAGCATTCCTCTCCAAATAGACAGCTCCGCAGATGGAAATTGCTTAAAAGGTGGGGCGTACTTTGTGGATGGAGACGAAATTGTCCCAGTTCTGAGCTCTGGTTTCATGTGTGCCAAAGGCTGGCGAGGAAAAACACGTTTCAACCCATCCAGGATCTCAACTTACATAAGAGAATACAAGCATCAAGCACCAGCAAATTTGCTGGAGGGGCGGGGGCTAGCTAGTAGTGCACATGCCGATATAATGGGAAATGTGGCCTTAGTCGAGGACATACTACGAGTGGCAGCCGGAGCATCTGGTGTTGAGCTTGGAGGCGATAAAATCTACTCCAATATTGTCGAAATGTCCAAGAAAGTAAGTATTCAGCTGTGA